Proteins found in one Triticum urartu cultivar G1812 chromosome 4, Tu2.1, whole genome shotgun sequence genomic segment:
- the LOC125550909 gene encoding protein ROH1-like — protein sequence MPATDYQGSSSSHSHSPFASFGRSLLSRSRDTPASPAMLPSGGEAEVEAFQRHVAVSLAELRDGEDFLSVPWIRRLLEAFLLCQEEFRAVVAEARRRGGGGALAERLVGEYHERAVKALDVCNAARDGVDQVRRWVRLAGIAASVLLAPDEIHEGQLRRARKALSDLSILLVDDAAAAGGGGGVASFLASHRNRSFGRGSRASPSRASSASSSSSSSSHFRSLSWSVSRTWSASRQLQAIGAGLAAPRAHEAGLAAPVYAMGCLLHLASWALVAAVPCPDRAAALQAHHLPAAPPRGAFAWAPPLLTLQDRLTEEGKRKDRRNSCGLLKEIHALEKCAQRLAEAIDAAPIPLTGEREAAVREAAAELAAVCSAMKDGLEPLERQVREVFHRIVRSRMEGLDSPMPNAAD from the coding sequence ATGCCGGCTACGGACTACCagggctcctcctcctcccactccCACTCCCCGTTCGCCTCCTTCGGCCGCTCGCTGCTGTCCCGGAGCCGGGACACCCCGGCGTCCCCCGCCATGCTCCCGTCCGGCGGGGAGGCCGAGGTCGAGGCGTTCCAGCGCCACGTGGCCGTCAGCCTCGCGGAGCTGAGGGACGGGGAGGATTTCCTCTCTGTCCCGTGGATCCGGCGGCTCCTCGAGGCGTTCCTGCTGTGCCAGGAGGAGTTTCGGGCGGTCGTGGCCGAGGCGCGGcgccgcggcggcggaggcgcgcTGGCGGAGAGGCTGGTGGGGGAGTACCACGAGCGCGCGGTGAAGGCGCTTGACGTGTGCAACGCCGCCCGCGACGGGGTTGACCAGGTCCGGCGCTGGGTGCGGCTCGCCGGCATCGCGGCGTCCGTGCTGCTCGCCCCCGACGAGATCCACGAGGGCCAGCTCCGCCGCGCGAGGAAGGCGCTGTCCGACCTCTCGATCCTCCTCGTCGACGACGCGGCCGCCgccgggggcgggggcggcgtcgCCTCCTTCCTCGCCTCCCACCGCAACCGCTCCTTCGGCCGCGGGAGCCGCGCGTCCCCGTCTCGCGCGTCCTccgcctcttcctcgtcctcctcctcctcgcactTCCGCTCGCTCTCGTGGAGCGTGTCCCGCACCTGGTCGGCGTCGCGGCAGCTGCAGGCCATCGGGGCCGGCCTGGCCGCGCCGCGCGCGCACGAGGCGGGCCTCGCCGCGCCCGTCTACGCAATGGGGTGCCTGCTGCACCTCGCCTCGTGGGCGCTCGTCGCGGCCGTCCCGTGCCCGGACCGCGCCGCGGCGCTCCAAGCGCACCAcctccccgccgcgccgccgcgcggGGCGTTCGCGTGGGCGCCGCCGCTCCTGACGCTCCAGGACCGGCTCACCGAGGAGGGGAAGCGCAAGGACAGGCGCAATTCCTGCGGCCTCCTCAAGGAAATCCACGCGCTCGAGAAGTGCGCGCAGAGGCTCGCCGAGGCGATCGACGCGGCGCCCATCCCGCTCACCGGAGAGAGGGAGGCCGCGGTGCGGGAGgccgccgcggagctcgccgccgtGTGCAGCGCCATGAAGGACGGCCTGGAGCCGCTGGAGAGGCAGGTCCGGGAGGTGTTCCACCGCATTGTGCGCAGCCGCATGGAGGGCCTCGACTCGCCGATGCCCAACGCCGCCGACTGA